From Anastrepha obliqua isolate idAnaObli1 chromosome 3, idAnaObli1_1.0, whole genome shotgun sequence:
GCGGTGAAAATGAAAACACATTTAATAGGATGAAATTGCATAGAATTGCGACGGAGACGGATTTCTTGCCGTCAGTTATTTTTACGGCGACAAAATAATTagattcatttctattttctccAACGGGTTGAAGACTTAGTGTTGCTTTTCTAATTACTTGTTGacgatttatttgtttacaagcaATAGCAGGCGAATAATAATCTTCGATTTGCACAAGAAACATTGCAAATTAtcagtacagtaggttctgttgttatgcggtagatacgttccgcaagaagcagcataaaaaaaacagcataaaaaagctactagttctatagtaaaactatagatacgtttcaaatgctaaaaccgcataaatctgaaataatgtaataaaatcgcataaaaaagggcactagtcccatattataaatatagatacgttccatagaccgcatgaatctgaaataattaaataaaatcgcataaacaaaatattgtatttttgaaaattatatctttatatatcttccatacttgtagggttagcatttctgatgtaatctgtgatgagtttttgcttagctggtttagaatcttgtttatatgtacaatttccgataggtcgacatgcattttgtaatttaaaaaaaaaaccgcactatttcaaaaccgcataaaaaaagccgcataaaaacagaacctactgtaatttagaaagaagtttttttttttttttttttttttttttttttttttttttttttttgtaataatgagTTTCAACGAGTTGCAGATATAgcaaacgaaaatatttcactataaaatttattttattacaagcaCATGTCAGCTGAAAACCGGCCCCTCGCAATAGCGTTTTCCTTCTACGTCGCACTTGTGTTTAACTGACCGCATTTTCCTACGGAAATGGATCAGCTGATCACCACCCCTCAACTTGTTAAGCGCTGTAATGCTATTCTCGACCAATACATTGTGATAGTAAACGCTTCACAGTTTTACATCAAAAAAACAGTACTCCAAACGGTTGGatcatttttgatttgttgcagtctgaaaatacttttataaattttcaaacatttttgcttATAGAAacacttcttttatttaatttaagtgaACAGGAACCTTTCGGGAGAGATAagcttcaaaatacaaaaaactatgTGCAAATCGGAGCATAGTTATTAGCGTACACATGGCCTTTTTTTTACCCTGAACCACTAAACATTCGTCTCATAAACTACGCACGCCTGCAGTTTAACGAATTCGATATATTACCGTCATATCACCTGAATAAAAGAACTTTcgtaaatatttagttaaataaaaataatataaaatgtctCTTAGTTTACACtcatatgtttaaaataaaaggaaatataaaaatatacttgtttttattttatagtctATGAGGCGAATGATTTAGTGATGTAGGGTTAAAAAATGTAGAGACTTACCGCTTGGTAGGCTATATTATCAGTAgtagttaatataatataatataaaggcgCTATGATGCGGTAACTGCTAATAACGGCAATGCAACAAAACGGctacaaataaaatttcgaaTTCCTTTTTATTTGAATGAAGTACAGGAATCCACGCCATTATATTTTGGatcgttaatttttttaggttttccgGAGTATAAAAAttgtcttatatataaaaaaaatattcctacaTAAATAAACAATCTGCAATATTAAAttccaaaaaaccaaataaaccaaaatcccacaaagcaaagaaaattgttTACATTTAACCCGGGTATAACGCGAGTACTAACATTTTATCGGCAgctatgtaagtgtgtgtgtacatataaaacaaaataccgCTTCTTTATCTAAATACTTACAGTGATTTTTACCCTTGTGCCCAGACCCCTGAACTCCTGACGATACACCTCAGTCAGGGCGGTTAGCGCATGTTTGCTTGGCGCATAGACATTCGATTTGGGTGTTGTTTGTGCATTATTATTTGGCAGATAATGCCCGAGGACACTGTTAATGTTCACCACATGGCCATCAACACTGCGATCTTTCATTGATTGAAAAGCGTGTTGGGTACAGTAGATCACACCGAACAAATTGGTTTGCAATACATCTTGCATTTCGCCTGGTTCCATAATGGTCGCTTGTCCAGCAATATAAATGCCAGCACAATTCACCAATACATCCACACCACTTAAATTTTTGATAACCCAAGCGAAAGCTTTGTTAACCGATTCCTGTGAGGCGACATTACAAGCGACGGGATGAAAGTTATTCTTCTCTTCTTCTGGTAATGTTGCTCGCCACTCTTCCATGAGTTCTTTTCGTCTGGCCAATCCAGCCACTTTCATATTTGCCTTCAACAAATCCTTAACAATGGCTTTACCAATACCTGAGCTGGCACCGGTGACGACAGCTGTACATTTATTCCAACGCTCCATattaaatattatcaaaattgTGCCCGATTGAATAAATAACTTTTCTACTCAGAAGGCAATCGAATACTGGCCGGCTGTTTTTAATcacttattgatattttttatgcctTATATATATACGGTACGTACGCGTATACTGTTACACGCGGGGTAGGGTTTacataacaaaaatgtatatattatatacacctACACATATCAGTACATTAGGGTACGCCAGAAATAATgctacaattaaaataaattaattcaaattcaaaCGGAAATATCGAGTCAAATTGCTGGAATAGATTGTATGCATGGCTAGATTTTTTCTTCCCACACCCGGTAACACCATAATGCATACACATGCAGACAAAATATAGCTAATATAAATGAGtattagtcaaaaaaaaatatttt
This genomic window contains:
- the LOC129240754 gene encoding farnesol dehydrogenase-like; this translates as MERWNKCTAVVTGASSGIGKAIVKDLLKANMKVAGLARRKELMEEWRATLPEEEKNNFHPVACNVASQESVNKAFAWVIKNLSGVDVLVNCAGIYIAGQATIMEPGEMQDVLQTNLFGVIYCTQHAFQSMKDRSVDGHVVNINSVLGHYLPNNNAQTTPKSNVYAPSKHALTALTEVYRQEFRGLGTRVKITSVSPGLTDTEIISDAARAAKKPILQPEDVSSCVLFALSTPARMQVHEIIVRPMMGE